The Bradysia coprophila strain Holo2 chromosome X unlocalized genomic scaffold, BU_Bcop_v1 contig_185, whole genome shotgun sequence genome window below encodes:
- the LOC119068446 gene encoding NAD(P) transhydrogenase, mitochondrial-like, whose translation MTLGVLRLCSMSGGRFLYVTRPINPSRFLSGTARLFQKDAKPAAVVKGVPYNNLKIGVPKEKWVNERRVSVTPAVTATFVKNGFTVQVEAGAGFEAKFRDQDYIDAGAKIVDAQTAFQSDIVLKVRQPMDNEIPLIKENATLVSFLYPAQNKDLVSKLAERKINAFAMDCIPRISRAQVFDALSSMANISGYRAVIEAANHFPRFFTGQITAAGKVPPAKILVIGGGVAGLAACGQAKGMGAIVRAFDTRAAVKEQVESMGAEFLTINIEEEGGTAGGYSKEMSQAFLDAEHELFAKQCKEVDVIITTALIPGKKAPLLILEEHVKSMKPGSVIVDLAAESGGNVATTVPGKVVTIHDVVHIGLTDLSSRLPTQSSTLYANNVSKFLLSIGEQKHFNINLEDEVVRGSIVLNDGALMWPPPVIPVAAAPPPPKTGAAIVQAEPPNPFNEVLKSSLTYTAGLGGLLALGYASPGPAFTTMMTTFGLSGIVGYHTVWGVTPALHSPLMSVTNAISGITAVGGLLLMGGGVVPSNVTETLAASAALISFINIFGGFQVTQRMLDMFKRPTDPPEYNALYGIPAAVFLGGYGYAALSEMPEIHQMAYLAASLCCVGALAGLSSQKTSRLGNTLGMIGVTGGIAATLGQIAPSLDVLLQMAGVAAIGGGIGGIIAKKIQITDLPQLVAAFHSLVGMAAVLTCVATYMHDFPSLATDPAANVLRTALFLGTYIGGVTFSGSLVAYGKLQGILNSSPLLLPGRHYINGGLLAGNALAMGAFYMDPSFTEGLGLLGATAAMSTAMGVTLTAAIGGADMPVVITVLNSYSGWALCAEGFMLNNNLMTIVGALIGSSGAILSYIMCKAMNRSLPNVILGGYGTSSTGGGKAMEITGTHTEVNVEGCVDLIKNARNIIITPGYGLCVAKAQYPIAEMVSILKSKGKNVRFGIHPVAGRMPGQLNVLLAEAGVPYDDVLEMEEINDDFGETDLTLVIGANDTVNSAAEDDPNSIIAGMPVLKVWKSEQVVVMKRSLGVGYAAVDNPIFYKANTSMLLGDAKKTCDALLTKIKETYA comes from the exons ATGACCTTGGGCGTGTTACGTCTCTGCTCCATGAGTGGTGGACGGTTTCTCTACGTAACAAGACCAATAAATCCATCCAGATTCCTTTCCG GCACTGCGAGACTATTCCAAAAAGATGCCAAACCAGCAGCGGTAGTGAAAGGAGTACCATACAACAACTTGAAGATTGGTGTACCCAAAGAGAAATGGGTTAATGAGAGGCGTGTGTCGGTTACACCGGCTGTAACAGcaacatttgtgaaaaatggattTACCGTTCAAGTGGAGGCTGGTGCTGGATTCGAAGCCAAATTCAGAGATCAAGATTATATTGATGCCGGGGCGAAAATTGTCGATGCTCAAACGGCCTTTCAGTCAGATATCGTGTTGAAAGTGAGACAGCCAATGGACAATGAAATTCCGTTGATTAAAGAGAACGCCACATTGGTGTCATTCTTATACCCAGCCCAAAATAAAGATTTGGTCAGTAAACTCGCTGAACGTAAAATCAATGCATTTg cAATGGATTGCATTCCGAGAATATCAAGAGCTCAAGTATTTGATGCATTAAGTTCCATGGCAAATATTTCGGGCTATCGAGCGGTCATCGAAGCTGCAAATCACTTCCCAAGATTCTTTACCGGACAAATTACAGCGGCTGGCAAAGTTCCACCTGCGAAAATTTTAGTAATTGGTGGTGGTGTTGCTGGTCTAGCCGCTTGTGGACAGGCAAAAGGTATGGGTGCTATTGTACGAGCTTTCGACACACGGGCAGCTGTTAAGGAGCAAGTCGAGAGTATGGGTGCAGAATTTTTGACCATCAACATTGAG GAAGAAGGTGGCACTGCTGGTGGCTATAGTAAAGAAATGAGTCAAGCGTTCTTGGATGCAGAACATGAACTCTTTGCAAAGCAATGCAAAGAGGTCGATGTGATTATAACAACAGCGTTGATTCCCGGCAAAAAAGCCCCATT GTTGATTCTCGAGGAACACGTCAAGTCCATGAAGCCTGGCAGCGTTATTGTTGATTTGGCCGCTGAAAGTGGTGGAAATGTTGCTACAACAGTCCCTGGAAAAGTGGTCACTATCCATGATGTTGTACACATTGGTCTTACTGATTTGTCCAGTCGTTTGCCAACACAAAGTTCGACACTGTACGCTAACAATGTCTCCAAATTCCTCTTGTCAATTGGAGAACAGAAACATTTCAATATCAACTTGGAAGATGAAGTGGTTCGCGGCAGTATCGTGCTGAACGATGGAGCTCTAATGTGGCCTCCACCAGTGATACCAGTAGCAGCAGCACCACCGCCACCAAAGACTGGAGCAGCGATAGTTCAAGCTGAACCACCAAATCCTTTCAATGAAGTTTTGAAGAGCAGTCTTACGTACACAGCTGGCTTAGGTGGACTGTTGGCATTAGGATACGCATCGCCAG GACCTGCATTTACCACAATGATGACCACATTTGGTCTGTCCGGAATCGTTGGATACCATACGGTTTGGGGCGTTACACCAGCTCTGCATTCACCACTTATGTCCGTTACAAACGCGATCTCTGGTATCACGGCCGTTGGTGGACTACTCCTAATGGGTGGTGGTGTTGTTCCATCAAACGTAACCGAAACATTGGCCGCAAGCGCTGCACTCATTTCATTCATCAACATTTTTGGTGGATTCCAAGTTACCCAAAGAATGCTTGATATGTTCAAACGTCCTACCGATCCACCAGAGTACAATGCATTGTATGGTATTCCAGCAGCCGTATTCTTAGGCGGATACGGATATGCTGCTCTCTCAGAAATGccagaaattcatcaaatggCTTACTTAGCAGCTAGTTTGTGCTGTGTTGGCGCTCTCGCTGGTCTTTCTTCTCAAAAGACATCGAGATTGGGAAATACTCTTGGAATG ATTGGTGTGACTGGTGGAATTGCGGCCACACTTGGCCAAATAGCTCCATCTCTTGACGTTCTCCTGCAAATGGCAGGTGTTGCTGCAATCGGCGGTGGTATCGGCGGAATAAttgccaaaaaaattcaaataacagATTTGCCACAATTGGTCGCCGCTTTCCACAG TTTGGTTGGAATGGCTGCCGTTCTTACGTGCGTTGCAACATATATGCACGATTTTCCCTCATTGGCCACAGATCCAGCAGCGAATGTCCTGCGAACAGCTCTGTTTTTGGGTACATACATCGGTGGTGTTACATTCAGTGGATCATTGGTTGCTTACGGAAAACTACAAGGAATCTTGAATTCATCTCCGTTATTGTTGCCTGGCCGTCATTATATAAATGGTGGTTTATTGGCTGGTAACGCTTTAGCGATGGGCGCGTTCTACATGGATCCTTCATTTACGGAAGGGCTAGGATTACTTGGCGCCACAGCAGCTATGTCAACTGCGATGGGAGTTACATTAACTGCCGCTATTGGCGGTGCTGATATGCCTGTTGTTATCACAGTTCTCAACTCGTATTCTGGCTGGGCCCTGTGCGCAGAAGGTTTCATGTTAAACAACAATTTGATGACAATCGTCGGCGCTTTGATTGGATCATCTGGTGCCATTCTCTCGTACATTATGTGCAAAGCCATGAACCGTTCACTGCCAAACGTTATTCTTGGTGGATATGGAACATCATCAACTGGTGGCGGTAAGGCTATGGAAATAACTGGAACCCACACCGAAGTGAATGTCGAGGGTTGCgttgatttgattaaaaatgcGAGAAACATAATTATCACACCCGGCTACGGTTTGTGTGTAGCCAAAGCTCAATATCCGATTGCTGAAATGGTTTCCATTTTAAAGTCGAAGGGAAAGAATGTTCGTTTCGGTATCCATCCAGTGGCGG GTCGTATGCCTGGTCAATTGAACGTGCTATTGGCCGAAGCTGGTGTGCCATATGATGACGTATTGGAAATGGAGGAAATTAACGATGACTTTGGAGAGACTGACCTCACATTGGTCATCGGAGCCAACGACACAGTGAATAGTGCAGCCGAAGATGATCCTAACTCAATTATTGCCGGCATGCCTGTGCTGAAAGTGTGGAAATCAGAGCAG GTGGTTGTAATGAAACGATCACTGGGTGTTGGATATGCTGCCGTTGATAATCCAATTTTCTATAAGGCGAACACTTCCATGCTTTTGGGAGACGCAAAGAAAACATGTGATGCTTTGTTAACCAAAATTAAGGAGACTTATGCATAA